A genomic region of Thunnus maccoyii chromosome 13, fThuMac1.1, whole genome shotgun sequence contains the following coding sequences:
- the fgf13b gene encoding fibroblast growth factor 13b isoform X1, which yields MSRAAAIASSLIRQKRQAREREKANACRGSGSPSNSKGTNEKPSKLNVFSRVKLFGSRKKRKRRRPPEPQLKGIVTRLSSRQGFQLQMQPDGTIDGTKDEDSTFAVFNLIPVGLRVVAIQGVQTKLYLAMNNEGFLYTSEHFTPECKFKESVFENYYVTYSSMLYRQQASGRAWYLGLNKEGGIMKGNHVKKNKAAAHFIPKPLKVAMYREPSLHDLTELSRSGSGTPTKSRSASALLNGGGKSPSNNDLS from the exons ATGTCCCGGGCAGCGGCTATCGCCAGCTCCCTGATCCGTCAGAAGCGACAGGCAAGGGAGCGGGAGAAGGCGAATGCTTGCCGCGGCAGCGGCAGCCCGAGCAACAGCAAAGGCACAAACGAGAAGCCGAGCAAGCTGAACGTGTTCTCGCGTGTCAAATTGTTTGGATCGAGGAAGAAACGGAAGAGAAGGCGACCACCAG AGCCCCAGTTAAAGGGCATTGTGACCAGACTTTCCAGTCGCCAGGGCTTCCAGCTGCAGATGCAGCCTGATGGCACCATTGATGGAACCAAGGATGAAGACAGCACCTTTG cTGTGTTCAACCTGATCCCAGTGGGGCTTCGTGTGGTGGCCATCCAGGGTGTCCAGACCAAACTCTACCTGGCAATGAACAATGAAGGCTTTCTCTACACCTCT GAACATTTTACCCCAGAGTGTAAGTTCAAGGAGTCAGTGTTTGAGAACTACTACGTCACCTACTCCTCCATGCTGTACCGGCAGCAGGCCTCCGGCCGGGCCTGGTACCTGGGACTCAACAAGGAGGGTGGAATCATGAAGGGGAACCACGTCAAGAAGAACAAGGCTGCCGCACACTTCATACCGAAACCGCTCAAAG tggccATGTACAGGGAGCCCTCCCTCCATGATCTGACAGAACTCTCACGGTCAGGCAGTGGTACGCCGACCAAGAGTCGCAGCGCTTCGGCCCTACTTAACGGCGGAGGGAAGTCGCCCAGCAACAATGACTTATCCtag
- the fgf13b gene encoding fibroblast growth factor 13b isoform X4, producing the protein MQPDGTIDGTKDEDSTFAVFNLIPVGLRVVAIQGVQTKLYLAMNNEGFLYTSEHFTPECKFKESVFENYYVTYSSMLYRQQASGRAWYLGLNKEGGIMKGNHVKKNKAAAHFIPKPLKVAMYREPSLHDLTELSRSGSGTPTKSRSASALLNGGGKSPSNNDLS; encoded by the exons ATGCAGCCTGATGGCACCATTGATGGAACCAAGGATGAAGACAGCACCTTTG cTGTGTTCAACCTGATCCCAGTGGGGCTTCGTGTGGTGGCCATCCAGGGTGTCCAGACCAAACTCTACCTGGCAATGAACAATGAAGGCTTTCTCTACACCTCT GAACATTTTACCCCAGAGTGTAAGTTCAAGGAGTCAGTGTTTGAGAACTACTACGTCACCTACTCCTCCATGCTGTACCGGCAGCAGGCCTCCGGCCGGGCCTGGTACCTGGGACTCAACAAGGAGGGTGGAATCATGAAGGGGAACCACGTCAAGAAGAACAAGGCTGCCGCACACTTCATACCGAAACCGCTCAAAG tggccATGTACAGGGAGCCCTCCCTCCATGATCTGACAGAACTCTCACGGTCAGGCAGTGGTACGCCGACCAAGAGTCGCAGCGCTTCGGCCCTACTTAACGGCGGAGGGAAGTCGCCCAGCAACAATGACTTATCCtag
- the fgf13b gene encoding fibroblast growth factor 13b isoform X2, translating to MSGKTKAKEDKDHAAKEPQLKGIVTRLSSRQGFQLQMQPDGTIDGTKDEDSTFAVFNLIPVGLRVVAIQGVQTKLYLAMNNEGFLYTSEHFTPECKFKESVFENYYVTYSSMLYRQQASGRAWYLGLNKEGGIMKGNHVKKNKAAAHFIPKPLKVAMYREPSLHDLTELSRSGSGTPTKSRSASALLNGGGKSPSNNDLS from the exons AGCCCCAGTTAAAGGGCATTGTGACCAGACTTTCCAGTCGCCAGGGCTTCCAGCTGCAGATGCAGCCTGATGGCACCATTGATGGAACCAAGGATGAAGACAGCACCTTTG cTGTGTTCAACCTGATCCCAGTGGGGCTTCGTGTGGTGGCCATCCAGGGTGTCCAGACCAAACTCTACCTGGCAATGAACAATGAAGGCTTTCTCTACACCTCT GAACATTTTACCCCAGAGTGTAAGTTCAAGGAGTCAGTGTTTGAGAACTACTACGTCACCTACTCCTCCATGCTGTACCGGCAGCAGGCCTCCGGCCGGGCCTGGTACCTGGGACTCAACAAGGAGGGTGGAATCATGAAGGGGAACCACGTCAAGAAGAACAAGGCTGCCGCACACTTCATACCGAAACCGCTCAAAG tggccATGTACAGGGAGCCCTCCCTCCATGATCTGACAGAACTCTCACGGTCAGGCAGTGGTACGCCGACCAAGAGTCGCAGCGCTTCGGCCCTACTTAACGGCGGAGGGAAGTCGCCCAGCAACAATGACTTATCCtag
- the fgf13b gene encoding fibroblast growth factor 13b isoform X3 — translation MSFPLRRSTSEPQLKGIVTRLSSRQGFQLQMQPDGTIDGTKDEDSTFAVFNLIPVGLRVVAIQGVQTKLYLAMNNEGFLYTSEHFTPECKFKESVFENYYVTYSSMLYRQQASGRAWYLGLNKEGGIMKGNHVKKNKAAAHFIPKPLKVAMYREPSLHDLTELSRSGSGTPTKSRSASALLNGGGKSPSNNDLS, via the exons GCCGATCGACCTCAG AGCCCCAGTTAAAGGGCATTGTGACCAGACTTTCCAGTCGCCAGGGCTTCCAGCTGCAGATGCAGCCTGATGGCACCATTGATGGAACCAAGGATGAAGACAGCACCTTTG cTGTGTTCAACCTGATCCCAGTGGGGCTTCGTGTGGTGGCCATCCAGGGTGTCCAGACCAAACTCTACCTGGCAATGAACAATGAAGGCTTTCTCTACACCTCT GAACATTTTACCCCAGAGTGTAAGTTCAAGGAGTCAGTGTTTGAGAACTACTACGTCACCTACTCCTCCATGCTGTACCGGCAGCAGGCCTCCGGCCGGGCCTGGTACCTGGGACTCAACAAGGAGGGTGGAATCATGAAGGGGAACCACGTCAAGAAGAACAAGGCTGCCGCACACTTCATACCGAAACCGCTCAAAG tggccATGTACAGGGAGCCCTCCCTCCATGATCTGACAGAACTCTCACGGTCAGGCAGTGGTACGCCGACCAAGAGTCGCAGCGCTTCGGCCCTACTTAACGGCGGAGGGAAGTCGCCCAGCAACAATGACTTATCCtag